The DNA sequence CTCTCGCCTCCTGATTGAGGATCGTCGCGAACTCCCATGCGAGCTTCTCGCGACTCTTGTAATGCCGGTCGTACAGGGTGTCGATCATCGTCATCGGGCCCGGAAGCGCCCACTTGATGGGCTGATCGGTCTGGGTGCGAAGGAACGCGGCGTCATCGACGAACACGGGCTTCTCGCGGCCGACGGCACCGACGACGGTCGGTACGCTCGCGTCATACCGGTTGCGGATCCGCACCGTCTCGCGCTGCTCGAAATCGACCCCACTCAGATGCTCGATGAAGGTCGTGACGAAGTGCTGGCGCGTCTGCTCGCCGTCGCTGATGACGTGGATGCCGGCGCGCCGCTGCTCGTGCACGGCGATTCGCAGCGCATCCTGCTTGCCCTCGGTGAGCGCGTCGCCCTCCAGCTTCCAGGGCGACCAGAGGGTCTCGGGCTGCGCGAGCCAGGACGGCTTCGGCAGACTGCCGACGATGGAGGTGGGCAGAAGCGTGGTCATGGCGGACGATCCTTCGGAGGTCATGCGACGGGGACGGGCCGGCCGGTCGCCCACTGCTCGAGCGCTCTCGCGTGCGGTTTCAGAAAGTGCTCTTCCGCGTACTTCCCCTGCTTGATCGCGAGCTGACTGCGCTCCACCCGGTCGTACGTGATCGGCACCCGCGCGAAGTCCTGATGCTCCAAGCGTGGACGGTACACGGACGGAGCGGCAGCGCTGGCGTTGTAGATCTCCGGCCGGTAGATCTTCTGGAACGTCTCCATCGTGCTGATCGTCCCGATCAGCTGCAGAGGGGAATAGTCGTTGAGCAGATCACCGCGGAAGTAGAACGCAAGCGGAGCGACGCTGCCGGGAGGCATGAAGTACCGGACCCGAAGGCCCATCTTGGCGAAGTACTCGTCGGTCAGCGAGAAGGCGTCCTGACAGTACTCGACCCCGAGGATCGGATGGCGATTGTCGGTCTGGGAATAGGTTCTGCTCGTCGAGACGCTGATGCAGATGACGGGAGGGAGCACGAAGCGCTCGCGGTACGCCGGAGAGTCCAGGAAGTGCTGGAACAG is a window from the Microbacterium lacus genome containing:
- a CDS encoding putative oxygenase MesX, translated to MATALTFRITTTRFDADYAPSDSSRLTTNFANLARGRERQQNLSNALMMIDRRFNDLASWDNPDGDRYTLELDIVSVGVQLTDDSEEPEFPLLEMLDIQIVDQVTGIRRHGIVGNNFSSYVRDFDFSILLPAVNEQSAEFATPRDFGELHGKLFQHFLDSPAYRERFVLPPVICISVSTSRTYSQTDNRHPILGVEYCQDAFSLTDEYFAKMGLRVRYFMPPGSVAPLAFYFRGDLLNDYSPLQLIGTISTMETFQKIYRPEIYNASAAAPSVYRPRLEHQDFARVPITYDRVERSQLAIKQGKYAEEHFLKPHARALEQWATGRPVPVA